Within the Cryptococcus neoformans var. neoformans B-3501A chromosome 1, whole genome shotgun sequence genome, the region ctctccaccacctcaaCCATTGATTCGCCCACTAGGATGCCCCCCCCTGCTCTTCCGCCCCACAGCTCGTCAGGCTCGCCAAGCACTACCCAGGCTGGAAGACGTTCTTACCAGCAAAGACGCGTAGAAGAACTgaatggagaagggagCCAGAGCGAGGGTCTCGATTCCCCAACGTGAGCCTCTTTCCAACGCACTTTCTACGGCAAGATGGCGAAAAATATGTCGCTTGCTCGCAAAATCTCCCGGTCGCACGTGTACGGGTCTGTGCGCCAAAGGATGCTGACGGTCCCATTTTTTTTATCAGATATGACGGCGATGTGGAGAGCTCTTCCACCATTGGCGGTGCACCCGCTCACCACCAACACACCCACTTCCGAAGGCCCTCATTCCCAGCCCCAGTACCTACATCAGAAACCCCGCATCCTGCAGCCCACATTGTCCAGCGGCAACCCACTCCCAAAGCCTCCCAAATTGGCTTCTCCGCCGCGGACTACCCTGCCGTGCCCACTCCTAAAGCAACCTATGTTCGACCCTCAGATGTTCCTGTTGCACCTTCTGTAGCCCTTGAAGAGTGCGCGAGAAGCCCACCTACGACTTCCTGGATCCAATCTCCAAATTCCGCTGGAGGACCGCCGAAGATGTACGCCCGCGCCGTAGAACGTACGGAAGAGGATATCAAGGGCTTCGTTGAGCGAGCGATCCACGGCagaggacaagaagatggcgttgagagatggtggaagacCAATCCTCCGCCGGAGGGCAAGGTTGTGAGAGTGTATGCGGATGGTGTCTATGATCTTTTTCACTTTGGGTACGTTTGGGGTATTTGCTGTCTGTATGATGAACATAGCTCATGCTACTCTTTAGCCATGCCTTGCAACTTCGCCAAGCCAagctttcctttccccaaGTTCATCTCATGGTTGGCGTTTGCTCTGATGTTCTTTGTGCGCAGCACAAGTCTGCCCCAGCTATGACCCACGCCGAGCGCTGTGAAGCAGTCAGGCATTGTCGATGGGCGGAC harbors:
- a CDS encoding hypothetical protein (Match to ESTs gb|CF186439.1|CF186439, gb|CF186203.1|CF186203; Similar to gi|46096251|gb|EAK81484.1| hypothetical protein UM00099.1 [Ustilago maydis 521], FASTA scores: opt: 698, E(): 4.7e-30, (34.228% identity (61.298% similar) in 447 aa overlap (9-424:227-669)); HMMPfam hit to CTP_transf_2, Cytidylyltransferase, score: 100.8, E(): 3.2e-27), coding for MSANPPAQKRHNRNRLGERRVNRDPSSSRDASEEDNDNVENSFSDVGSMNSYHAEALSTTSTIDSPTRMPPPALPPHSSSGSPSTTQAGRRSYQQRRVEELNGEGSQSEGLDSPTYDGDVESSSTIGGAPAHHQHTHFRRPSFPAPVPTSETPHPAAHIVQRQPTPKASQIGFSAADYPAVPTPKATYVRPSDVPVAPSVALEECARSPPTTSWIQSPNSAGGPPKMYARAVERTEEDIKGFVERAIHGRGQEDGVERWWKTNPPPEGKVVRVYADGVYDLFHFGHALQLRQAKLSFPQVHLMVGVCSDVLCAQHKSAPAMTHAERCEAVRHCRWADEVIPDAPWVVDQAFLDKHQIDYIAHDEEVYPSKDHEDVYAFAKKEGRFVPTRRTPAISTSDLLERIVRGYRDGFFDSKLEKNGHPELLAADVDWDSSASVEKREKRKAAHHHKVKK